Below is a genomic region from Enterobacteriaceae bacterium ESL0689.
TCATCTTCAAATGTGACATATTCCCAGGCTTCCTGTTTTACCAGAACCGCCTGCAAGAGTTTATTATTCAATGCATGACCTGATTTAAACGCGGTAAAGGCACCGATAATATTATGGCCACACATAAACAGATCACCGATGGCGTCCAGCATTTTGTGACGGACAAATTCATCGTCAAAACGCAGACCATCTTCATTTAATACGCGGTAATCATCAACAACAATAGCACAATCGAAGCTACCACCCAGACACAAACCACGAGACTGTAAGTATTCAATATCACGCATAAAGCCAAAAGTTCTTGCGCGACTAATCTGACGCACAAAGGCATCAGCAGAGAAGTTCAGCACATAACGCTGACTACTGGCGTCAATCGCAGGATGATGGAAATCAATCGTGAAATCCAGAGAGAAACCATTATAGGGTCTGAACTCGGTCCATTTGTCTCCCTCTTCAACACGAACCGTTTCTTTGATACGCACAAATTTCTTGGCACAATTGAGTTCGTCAATTCCTGCATCCAGCAAGAGGTAAACAAACGGTGCAGCACTGCCATCCATAATGGGAACTTCTGGTGCGTCAACCTCGATAACGATGTTGTCGATACCCAGTCCTGCTAATGCAGCATTCAGGTGCTCGACCGTCGAAATCCGAACATCGTGTTCGTTGACCAGACAGGTACAGAGCATTGTATCACGCACGGATTTAGCATCAGCCGGAAAATCAACCGGTGGATTTAAGTCTGTGCGACGATAGATGACCCCGGTATTGGCTGGCGCAGGGCGCAACGTCAGTGTGACTTTTTTACCGGTATGTAAACCGACACCTGTCGCCTGAACAATACGTTTAAGAGTCCGTTGTTTGATCATCATATCATCTCGCCAAATTACTCATCCAGCCGGAGTATATTACATATCCGGGCGGAGATTTTAACACAAAAAGCGCAGACATCCAGTTTTCAGCCAATTCTTAATCAGCTTGTTTGCGTAAAAATGCCGGGATATCCAGATAATCCGGCTCTTTCGCCGCTGGCGATATAGTATCATTCACCACTTTTGCCGCTGTTTTCTGATCCTGAGTCATTGGCGACATATTATGCTGGTAGCGCTCCATCATCGGCTGCTGTGCTGATTTATTAGTGACCAGTGTGATCTCCGGGCGCTTATCGACACCAATGCCAGTAGCCACTACGGTGACCCGCAGTTCATCATTCATCTCCGGATCAAGAGAAGTCCCGATAACCACTGTCGCATTATCCGAAGCGAAAGCACGGATCGTATTCCCCACCGTTTCAAACTCATCCAGACGCAAATCGAAACCAGCAGTAATATTCACCAGAACGCCACGCGCACCAGACAGATCAATATCTTCCAGTAACGGTGAAGAGATTGCCATTTCAGCGGCTTCTTCTGCCCGATCTTCACCACCCGCTACACCAGAACCCATCATGGCATAGCCCATTTCAGACATCACAGTACGCACATCCGCGAAGTCGACATTCATTAATCCCGGACGGGTGATCAATTCAGCGATACCCTGGACAGCGCCTTTCAGCACATCATTCGCCGCACCAAAAGCATCCAGTAACGAAATACCACGCCCAAGAACTTTCAATAATTTATCATTGGGAATGGTGATCAGTGAATCGACATGTTTAGAGAGCTCAGAAATGCCTTGTTCGGCAAACGCCATGCGTTTTTTGCCTTCAAAATTAAACGGCTTAGTGACGACAGCCACTGTCAGGATGCCGAGCTCTTTCGCCACTTCTGCGACAACCGGTGCAGCGCCGGTCCCAGTACCGCCCCCCATTCCGGCAGCGATAAATACCATGTCAGCACCTTCAAGCGCAGCACGTAATGCATCACGGTCTTCATCCGCTGCATTGCGGCCTACTTCCGGGTTAGCACCCGCACCCAAACCTTTGGTGATACCACAACCAATCTGAATGGTCTGGCCAACAGCCGTTTTACGCAACGCCTGGGCATCAGTATTGACTGCAAAGAACTCAACGCCTTCAATGTGCTCACGCACCATATGTTCAACAGCATTACCACCACCACCACCGACGCCGATGACTTTAATCACCGCGTCATTGGTCAGTTCCATAGGTTCAAACATAATTTCTCTCCATTTTGTGCCTGTCGCCTGAGAATGCTAATTTTCCGCGTTCTCTTAAAAAATTAAAACTCTTTTCGCAGCCAGCTATTAATTCTCTTAATCCACGAGCCAACTGATATTGTTACATGTTTTTCGATTTCTGCATCACTATTAAGATGCGACTCTTTGCCATAGTGGAGCAATCCGACAGCTGTCGAGTAATAGGGCTCCTGGGCATAATCCGTTAATCCTGTAATATTCAGTGGCGCACCAATACGTACCTGGGTATGAAATACCCGTTGCGCACACGCAGCCAGGCCTTCTATTTGTGCCGCGCCACCAGTTAATACAATGCCCGCTGCCAGGTGATGTTTGACACCCTGTTGGCGAAGTTGTTCCTGCACCTGCAAAATCTCTTCATTCACCAGATTGAGCAGTTCGATATAACGCGGCTCAATCACTTCCGCCAGGGTTTGCCGTTGCAGGCTACGCGGTGGACGTCCCCCCACACTCGGCACTTCAACACTTTCATCTTTACCGACTAAAGAACCCAGCGCGCAACCATGACGTACTTTAATCGCTTCTGCATCGCTCGGTGGTGTACCAAAAGCATAGGCGATATCACTGGTGACGACATTGCCTGCGTAAGGAATAACTTTCGTATGACGCAAAGCGCCGCCGGTATAGACGGCAATATCCATTGTACCACCACCAATATCGACAACGCAGACCCCCAGCTCACGCTCATCTTCCGTTAATACTGCATAGCTGGACGCTAAACCAGAAAAAATGAGCTGGTCGACTTTCAAACCGCAACGTTCTACTGCTTTAACGATATTCTTCGCCATATCATTATGGCAGGTAATCAGATGCACTTTCGCATGCATACGTACGCCAGATAACCCCACGGGGTTTTTTATTCCCTCCTGGTAGTCAATCGCGTACTCTTGCGGAATAACATGTAAAATACGATGTTCATCACGCAACCGCACTGACTTGGCCGTATGGACGACATTCTCGACGTCTTCCTGGGTTACCTCTTCTTCTGAAATCGACACCATACCAATTTCATTCTGGCAACTAATATGTTTTCCCGAAAGCGCCAGATAAACGGATGATATCTGGCAATCTGCCATCAGCTCAGCCTGGTCAATAGCACGCTGGACGCATTTCACCACAGATTCAAGATCATTCACGCCGCCTTTATCCATACCCCGCGATGGACAACTTCCCACGCCGATGATATTGATCATCCCATCGGGCAGAACCTCTCCGACTAATGCAGCAACTTTTGCGGTGCCAATCTCCAGCCCAACTACCAGTTTTCTGTCCGTTGCCTTCATCATTATTGCTCTGCCTGTACCTGATTCGGTTGTTGAGCCACCGCCTCTACAGGACCTGATAGCCAGCCTACTGCCGCACCAGAGTCATAACGTAGATCAACATAGCTTATCTGTTTACCATCTGTTTGTGCCTGCTGCTGAAAAACCGGATAGAGTTCAATAAAACGCTGCAGCCGTTTTATGGTATCACCCCGACCGAGGTTAAGCTTAATATCGTTATTCAGCGTCAACTGCCAGGAGCGACGAGCGGTCATTGCTGCGACTTTTAACGTCAGTTTCTCTTTTGTCAGCACCTGTCCCATGTCACGATACCCTTGTAATACTTCGTTTTCACTTCCCTCTGGCCCATAGAGCTTCGGTAAGTCCGTCTTATTGTTACGCTCGGCCGGTATGGTAAAAGCGTTGCCCTCTTTGTCTACCATATGCTGATCATTCCAGCGCGCAAGAGGCACATATTCAACCAGATGAATCTTTAATTCATCTGGCCACTGTTTTCTGACACTCACCTGCTTAATCCAGGGCAGACGTTCAATCTGACTCTGGATAATATTGACATCCTGTGTCATAAACGTTCCCGGTGGCCCCAGCGCCAGAATCGCCTGACGAATATCATCATTGCGGGTATAGTAACGCTCCCCGGTCACCACCAGCCTGGACAGGGGTAAACGCTGCGCATCCTCCATCCATCTTAAAACCATCAAGCCACTGATCAGCACACTGCATAATACCGCCAGTAAAAAAATTATCCCGGACAGACGAGCGCCATTACTTTGCCCTGGGGGCGTATCTTCTTTGCTCTGGCGATTCCGGGGATTTAGCGCAGCCTGCGACATATCACCCCGCCAGGTTCAAAATTCGCACCACCAGCTGCGAAAAATCCATTCCGGCCTGACGCGCCGCCATTGGCACCAGACTGTGGCTGGTCATGCCAGGGGAAGTATTGGCTTCCAGCAGGTAAAACCGACCATCACTATCCAGCATAACATCTATTCGTCCCCATCCCCGACAACCGAGTGCACTCCAGGCCTTCCACACCAGATCCTGAATTTCCGCCTCACGGGTGGCATCCTCAAAACCGGGACAAAAATATTGCGTTTCGTCAGAGAGATATTTTGCTCCATAATCATAGAAGGTTTCTGTCGTCTGAATACGGATTGACGGTAATATTTCTTCACCGACAATCGCGACGGTAAATTCAGGGCCACTCAGCCATTTTTCAATCAGAACTTCATCATCATGCTGAAACGCCAGCGTGAGCGCATCATACAGTGCCGCACTGACACTGACTTTCGACATGCCAACACTGGAGCCTTCCCGGGAAGGCTTAACCATTAAGGGTAAACCCAATGCCGCAATCTGCTGCTCAATGTCGGCAGAAAGACCGGCACTGAACTGGCTACGTGTTAAGGTCAGCCAGGGTGCGACTGGCAGTCCCGCGCCCTGCCATAATAATTTGCTGCGGTTTTTGTCCATCGTGATCGCTGAAGCCATCACCCCACTGCCGGTATAAGGCAGTTGAATAAAGTCCAGCACGCCCTGCAGTGTGCCATCTTCGCCACCGCGACCATGCAGCGCAATAAATGCTTTGGTAAATCCCATCTGCTTTAGCTGGGTTATATCGACATCACAAGGATCGACCAGATAAGCCTCGATATCAGCCTGGCGTAAACCGGCAAGAACAGCCGCACCAGAATGTAGCGATACGTCACGTTCAGCAGACGTACCGCCATGAATAACTGCGACTTTATCAGCCATGATACGCTATCCCCGCTTGTTGTGGCACAAGTTTGATTTCCGCTAACTGGCGGGCAATCCTGCCAATATTACCCGCGCCCTGTACCAGCACTAAATCGTCACCGGTTAATACCGAAGCCAGCATTTCTGCCACCTGTCCGGCGTCAGAGATAAAAATTGGATCAACCTTACCACGGCTACGGATAGTACGGCATAATGAGCGACTATCCGCACCTGGAATAGGCGCTTCTCCGGCCGGATAGACATCCAGCATCAGTAATGCATCAACCTGAGTCAGCACATTCGCAAAGTCGTCGTAAAGATCACGGGTACGGGTAAAACGGTGAGGCTGAAATATCATCACCAGGTGTTTGTCCGGCCAGCCAGCCCGGGCCGCTTTAATGGTCGCATCGACTTCTGTCGGGTGATGACCATAATCATCAATCAGCATGACACTGCCACTTTTACCATTAACCGGCGCCAGCGGGTATTCACCGAGAAAATCAAAGCGCCGTCCGGTTCCCTGAAAACTTTCCAGCGCGCGCAGGATCGCTGCGTCATCAATACCTTCTTCTGTCGCCACCGCCACCGCGGCGGCCGCATTGAGTGCGTTATGACACCCTGGTGCATTCAGCTTCACGACCAGCGGCTCTTTATCATGGCGAATCAGGCAGAAACGCCCCTGCGCACCCACCTGATGGTAATCTTCTATACGTATATCGGCATCGTCGCTAAAACCATAGGTTGTTATCTGGCGACCAACGCGAGGCAATAATTCACGAATCACCGGATCATCCACACACAATACCGCGCGACCATAAAATGGCAGATTATGCAGAAAACTGATAAAAGTCTGCTCTAATTTCGCGAAATCACCCTGATAGGTATCCATATGGTCTGCTTCTATATTGGTGACAATAGCGACCATTGGCTGCAAATGTAAAAATGAGGCGTCGCTCTCATCGGCTTCAGCGATCAAGTAGCGACTGTGGCCGAGACGCGCATGCACCCCCGCCGCCTTCACTAAACCACCATTAACAAAGGTAGGATCAAGACCGGCTTCTGCATAGATGCAGGCGACCATCGCCGTTGTGGTGGTTTTACCATGCGTTCCGGCAACCGCAATACCGTGGCGAAAACGCATCAGTTCAGCCAGCATTTCTGCACGACGAATCACCGGAATACGTGCTTCGTATGCGGCAACAATTTCCGGGTTATCGGCCGATATGGCGCTGGAGACCACCACCACGCTCGCATCACGCACATTTTCCGGACGATGATTGAAATAGAGAGTCACGCCGAGTTTTGCCAGCTGCTGTGTCACCAGGTTGGGCGCAAGATCCGATCCGCTAATCTGGTAGCCTTCGTTAGCCAGAACCTCCGCAATCCCTCCCATACCGGCACCGCCAATGCCAACAAAATGAATGTGCCGGACGCGACGCATCTCAGGCACAATAGAACGCAGTTTTGCCAGATCTTGTGTATTCATTCTTTACGCTATTCACTCACTTCTTTTTTATCTCAGCTGATGAGGTGTTCACCACAATTATCGCTTCTCTGTCACGGCATTAACACGCTCTGCAACACGTTCGGTGGCATCCGGGATCGCAGTACGACGAGCACATTGTGCCATCTCCAGCAATTTTTTCCGATCCCAGCCAGCCAGTGTCTGCGCCACAGCCTCTGGTGTGAACTGTGGTTGTTCAATGATTTTCGCTGCCCCAGCCTTTTCCAGCGGTAATGCATTCCAGTATTGCTGGCGATCCTGATGCTGAAACGGCACAAATAGCGCAGGCAGACCTGCGGCGGCAATTTCACTTACCGTTAACGCCCCGGAACGGCACACCACCACATCAGCCCAGCTATAGGCGGCAGCCATATCATCGATAAAATCTGTGACCTTATGCTGTGCTTGTCCGGCATCAGCATACGCCTGCTGTACTGCCTGCTGGTTATCTTTACCGCACTGGTGCCAGATAGTCACCGCGTCACCTGACTGAGCAGCGACTTGTGGCATGACCTGATTCAGCACCCGCGCCCCCTGTGAACCTCCCATGACCAGCACACGTATCGGCCCCTGACGACCCATCCAGCGCTGCTCCGGAAAGGGTAACGCCAGTACATCATCACGCACCGGATTACCCACAATTTCCGCCTGAGGAAATGCACCAGGAAAGGCCTGTAATACCGTGGTCGCCACCTTCGCCAGCCATTTGTTGGTCAGACCTGCAACGCCATTTTGTTCATGCAATACGACCGGAATGCCGAGCGACCATGCCGCCAGTCCACCAGGCCCCGACACATACCCCCCCATGCCCAGCACCACATCAGGCCTGAAACGCCGCATAATCCGGCGTGCCTGATACCAGGCGTTAAGGATACGCACGGGGGCAAAGAGCAATGCTTTTAGCCCTTTGCCACGCAAACCCGATATCCGGATAAAATCAATCTCAATCCCGTACTTCGGGACTAAATTCGCCTCCATGCGATCAGCGGTGCCAAGCCAGCGTACCTGCCAGCCCTGTTTCATTAAGTGATGCGCCACCGCAAGGCCGGGGAACACATGCCCTCCCGTACCTCCGGCCATCACCACTAACCGCTTTTTCCGATCACTCATTACACACCCCGGGTAAACGCCTGCGCTTTTTCCAGACGTGTTTCATAATCAATTCGTAACAGCATCATGATGGCTGTTGACATAATCAGCAAACTGGAACCACCATAACTGATAAAGGGCAGCGTCAATCCTTTGGTGGGCAACATGCCTGCCGCCGCACCGACATTGACCAGTGCCTGGAAGCTAAACCAGACCCCGATCGCACAGGCCAGAAAACCTGAGAACCGCTGTTCTCTTTCCAGCGCGCGACGACCAATCATCATCGCGCGAAAAGCGACGCAGAATACCATTAATAACGCCAGCACCACACCGATATATCCCAGTTCTTCACCAATAATGGCAAAGATGAAGTCAGTATGCGCTTCAGGTAAATACGCCAGTTTTTGTACTGAATTACCTAAACCTTGTCCCCATATTTCGCCCCGGCCAAACGCCATCAACGATTGGGTTAACTGATAACCACTGCCGAAAGGATCCTGCCACGGGTTCCAGAAAGAGGTAACTCGACGAATACGATAGGACTCGGTAATGATTAGCAAAATGATCGCAGACGCTCCCATACCAATGATCGCGATAAACTGCCACAGTTTCGCCCCTCCCAGAAACAGCATTGCCAGGGTCGTGACGAACAAGACAACCACGGTTCCCAGATCCGGTTGTGCCAGTAGCAGGATCGCAAGGACAAAAATCACCCCCATTGGTTTTAAAAAGCCACGGATATTGTTGCGTACCTCATCGCCTTTACGCACCAGATAATTGGCGATATAGCAAAACAGCGACAGTTTAGTAAACTCCGCGGGCTGAATACGCAGTGGCCCGAGGGCTATCCAGCGCGACGCACCATTCACTGAGCTTCCCACCACCAGCACAATCAACAACATCACGATGGAGGCAATCAGCATGATACTACTGTAGTGTTGCCAGAATGACATCGGCAGACGTAACGTCACCATCGCCAGCCCCAGTGCCAGCAAAATATAGATTCCATGACGTTTGGCGAATAAGAAGGGATCATTCGCCAAACGCTGACCCACGGGCATCGAGGCAGAGGCGACCATAATAAAACCGATCGCCGCCAGGCCAAGCGTCAGCCATAATAACAGGCGATCATACATGATCTGGTTATCGTTAGCTTTCCGCCAGTCGCTCATTACCCCGCCTTTTAGTGCACGCAATAATCCGCTAAAAACAGGGAGGGACAAACGCATCAACTTAACTCCTTCGCCAGATGGGTAAAAACCTCACCGCGATGTTCAAAATTGTTAAATTGATCGAGACTGGCACATGCGGGTGATAACAGTACCATATCACCCGGCTTCAGTTGCGGCGCAATCTGGCGCATCGCCTGTTCCATCGTCTCGGTTTGTGTCGCCACTTCCGGGCGTAACGCCGCCAGCTGTTCACCATCACGGCCAAAACAATACAGACGAATATTATCACCGGTCAGATAGCGTTTAAGCGGCGTAAAATCCGCCGACTTTCCATCGCCACCCAGTAGCAAATATAACGTACCGCTGACATGCAGACCGTTCAGGGCTGCCTCGGTACTCCCGACATTCGTCGCTTTAGAGTCATCTATCCAGCGGACATCATTATGCCGGAACACCAGCTGAAAACGGTGTGTCAGACCTTCAAATGTGGTCAGTGCCTTAAGGCTACTGGCACGCGGCAGCCCCACCGCGTCTGACAGCGCCAGCGCGGCCAG
It encodes:
- the lpxC gene encoding UDP-3-O-acyl-N-acetylglucosamine deacetylase; the protein is MIKQRTLKRIVQATGVGLHTGKKVTLTLRPAPANTGVIYRRTDLNPPVDFPADAKSVRDTMLCTCLVNEHDVRISTVEHLNAALAGLGIDNIVIEVDAPEVPIMDGSAAPFVYLLLDAGIDELNCAKKFVRIKETVRVEEGDKWTEFRPYNGFSLDFTIDFHHPAIDASSQRYVLNFSADAFVRQISRARTFGFMRDIEYLQSRGLCLGGSFDCAIVVDDYRVLNEDGLRFDDEFVRHKMLDAIGDLFMCGHNIIGAFTAFKSGHALNNKLLQAVLVKQEAWEYVTFEDETELPVAFRAPSMVIA
- the ftsZ gene encoding cell division protein FtsZ produces the protein MFEPMELTNDAVIKVIGVGGGGGNAVEHMVREHIEGVEFFAVNTDAQALRKTAVGQTIQIGCGITKGLGAGANPEVGRNAADEDRDALRAALEGADMVFIAAGMGGGTGTGAAPVVAEVAKELGILTVAVVTKPFNFEGKKRMAFAEQGISELSKHVDSLITIPNDKLLKVLGRGISLLDAFGAANDVLKGAVQGIAELITRPGLMNVDFADVRTVMSEMGYAMMGSGVAGGEDRAEEAAEMAISSPLLEDIDLSGARGVLVNITAGFDLRLDEFETVGNTIRAFASDNATVVIGTSLDPEMNDELRVTVVATGIGVDKRPEITLVTNKSAQQPMMERYQHNMSPMTQDQKTAAKVVNDTISPAAKEPDYLDIPAFLRKQAD
- the ftsA gene encoding cell division protein FtsA — protein: MMKATDRKLVVGLEIGTAKVAALVGEVLPDGMINIIGVGSCPSRGMDKGGVNDLESVVKCVQRAIDQAELMADCQISSVYLALSGKHISCQNEIGMVSISEEEVTQEDVENVVHTAKSVRLRDEHRILHVIPQEYAIDYQEGIKNPVGLSGVRMHAKVHLITCHNDMAKNIVKAVERCGLKVDQLIFSGLASSYAVLTEDERELGVCVVDIGGGTMDIAVYTGGALRHTKVIPYAGNVVTSDIAYAFGTPPSDAEAIKVRHGCALGSLVGKDESVEVPSVGGRPPRSLQRQTLAEVIEPRYIELLNLVNEEILQVQEQLRQQGVKHHLAAGIVLTGGAAQIEGLAACAQRVFHTQVRIGAPLNITGLTDYAQEPYYSTAVGLLHYGKESHLNSDAEIEKHVTISVGSWIKRINSWLRKEF
- the ftsQ gene encoding cell division protein FtsQ yields the protein MSQAALNPRNRQSKEDTPPGQSNGARLSGIIFLLAVLCSVLISGLMVLRWMEDAQRLPLSRLVVTGERYYTRNDDIRQAILALGPPGTFMTQDVNIIQSQIERLPWIKQVSVRKQWPDELKIHLVEYVPLARWNDQHMVDKEGNAFTIPAERNNKTDLPKLYGPEGSENEVLQGYRDMGQVLTKEKLTLKVAAMTARRSWQLTLNNDIKLNLGRGDTIKRLQRFIELYPVFQQQAQTDGKQISYVDLRYDSGAAVGWLSGPVEAVAQQPNQVQAEQ
- a CDS encoding D-alanine--D-alanine ligase produces the protein MADKVAVIHGGTSAERDVSLHSGAAVLAGLRQADIEAYLVDPCDVDITQLKQMGFTKAFIALHGRGGEDGTLQGVLDFIQLPYTGSGVMASAITMDKNRSKLLWQGAGLPVAPWLTLTRSQFSAGLSADIEQQIAALGLPLMVKPSREGSSVGMSKVSVSAALYDALTLAFQHDDEVLIEKWLSGPEFTVAIVGEEILPSIRIQTTETFYDYGAKYLSDETQYFCPGFEDATREAEIQDLVWKAWSALGCRGWGRIDVMLDSDGRFYLLEANTSPGMTSHSLVPMAARQAGMDFSQLVVRILNLAG
- the murC gene encoding UDP-N-acetylmuramate--L-alanine ligase, with translation MNTQDLAKLRSIVPEMRRVRHIHFVGIGGAGMGGIAEVLANEGYQISGSDLAPNLVTQQLAKLGVTLYFNHRPENVRDASVVVVSSAISADNPEIVAAYEARIPVIRRAEMLAELMRFRHGIAVAGTHGKTTTTAMVACIYAEAGLDPTFVNGGLVKAAGVHARLGHSRYLIAEADESDASFLHLQPMVAIVTNIEADHMDTYQGDFAKLEQTFISFLHNLPFYGRAVLCVDDPVIRELLPRVGRQITTYGFSDDADIRIEDYHQVGAQGRFCLIRHDKEPLVVKLNAPGCHNALNAAAAVAVATEEGIDDAAILRALESFQGTGRRFDFLGEYPLAPVNGKSGSVMLIDDYGHHPTEVDATIKAARAGWPDKHLVMIFQPHRFTRTRDLYDDFANVLTQVDALLMLDVYPAGEAPIPGADSRSLCRTIRSRGKVDPIFISDAGQVAEMLASVLTGDDLVLVQGAGNIGRIARQLAEIKLVPQQAGIAYHG
- the murG gene encoding undecaprenyldiphospho-muramoylpentapeptide beta-N-acetylglucosaminyltransferase translates to MSDRKKRLVVMAGGTGGHVFPGLAVAHHLMKQGWQVRWLGTADRMEANLVPKYGIEIDFIRISGLRGKGLKALLFAPVRILNAWYQARRIMRRFRPDVVLGMGGYVSGPGGLAAWSLGIPVVLHEQNGVAGLTNKWLAKVATTVLQAFPGAFPQAEIVGNPVRDDVLALPFPEQRWMGRQGPIRVLVMGGSQGARVLNQVMPQVAAQSGDAVTIWHQCGKDNQQAVQQAYADAGQAQHKVTDFIDDMAAAYSWADVVVCRSGALTVSEIAAAGLPALFVPFQHQDRQQYWNALPLEKAGAAKIIEQPQFTPEAVAQTLAGWDRKKLLEMAQCARRTAIPDATERVAERVNAVTEKR
- the ftsW gene encoding cell division protein FtsW → MRLSLPVFSGLLRALKGGVMSDWRKANDNQIMYDRLLLWLTLGLAAIGFIMVASASMPVGQRLANDPFLFAKRHGIYILLALGLAMVTLRLPMSFWQHYSSIMLIASIVMLLIVLVVGSSVNGASRWIALGPLRIQPAEFTKLSLFCYIANYLVRKGDEVRNNIRGFLKPMGVIFVLAILLLAQPDLGTVVVLFVTTLAMLFLGGAKLWQFIAIIGMGASAIILLIITESYRIRRVTSFWNPWQDPFGSGYQLTQSLMAFGRGEIWGQGLGNSVQKLAYLPEAHTDFIFAIIGEELGYIGVVLALLMVFCVAFRAMMIGRRALEREQRFSGFLACAIGVWFSFQALVNVGAAAGMLPTKGLTLPFISYGGSSLLIMSTAIMMLLRIDYETRLEKAQAFTRGV